A region from the Longimicrobiales bacterium genome encodes:
- a CDS encoding LysM peptidoglycan-binding domain-containing protein yields the protein MTERRFRKSMLLGAALLGVSLSAWTVGRVTPPVEPAPMERIISETAAAEDMASAEGVVWDLPVTRNESVDWWIDFLGGRNAEKTELWLERTGKYGPMIQAELRRRGMPEDLLYLALIESGLSPKAYSRAAASGMWQFIAETGQRYGLEVSSDVDERRDPIKSTSAALDYLQDLYGRFGSWYLAAAAYNTGENRVERILRERAGGAKGADSLFWTIAPYLPRETRDYVPLMLAAAHIGKEPAKYGFSDLEYQDEMEFDVVWVPGSADLSMIAQASGVDVEAVKELNTHLTNGRTPANRGWSVRIPAGTRVAFENAFPALYRTERLAAARPAAPAAASAGTHRVARGETLSHIAKRYGMSVSALRSANRSIDPRRLRVGQVVRVPGAAAVASASSSANRYHRVARGENLTVIAKRYGVSVRQIRSWNSISGSRILPGQRLRVSA from the coding sequence ATGACCGAGCGACGCTTCAGGAAGAGCATGCTGTTGGGTGCCGCCCTGCTGGGCGTGTCACTGTCGGCCTGGACGGTCGGCCGCGTCACGCCGCCCGTGGAGCCGGCGCCGATGGAGCGTATCATCAGCGAGACGGCCGCTGCCGAGGACATGGCGAGCGCCGAAGGCGTCGTCTGGGACCTGCCCGTGACGCGAAACGAGAGTGTGGACTGGTGGATCGACTTTCTCGGCGGACGTAATGCCGAGAAGACGGAGCTGTGGCTGGAGCGGACCGGGAAGTACGGCCCGATGATCCAGGCGGAGTTGCGTCGGCGCGGGATGCCGGAGGATCTGCTGTACCTGGCGCTCATCGAGAGCGGCCTGTCGCCGAAGGCGTACTCGCGCGCGGCGGCGTCCGGGATGTGGCAGTTCATAGCGGAAACAGGCCAGCGGTACGGCCTCGAGGTTTCCAGCGATGTCGATGAGCGACGTGATCCGATCAAGTCGACGTCGGCAGCGCTGGACTACCTCCAGGACCTCTACGGTCGCTTCGGCAGCTGGTACCTGGCGGCGGCAGCGTACAACACGGGCGAGAACCGGGTCGAACGGATTCTGCGGGAACGTGCGGGTGGAGCGAAGGGAGCGGACTCGCTGTTCTGGACCATCGCACCGTATCTGCCGCGCGAGACGCGCGACTACGTGCCGCTGATGCTGGCCGCCGCCCACATCGGGAAGGAGCCGGCGAAGTACGGCTTCTCCGATCTGGAGTACCAGGACGAGATGGAGTTCGATGTGGTGTGGGTGCCCGGCTCGGCGGACCTGTCGATGATCGCGCAAGCGAGCGGCGTCGACGTCGAGGCGGTGAAGGAGTTGAACACGCACCTCACGAACGGTCGCACCCCTGCGAACCGCGGCTGGTCCGTCCGGATCCCGGCAGGAACGCGAGTCGCCTTCGAGAATGCGTTCCCGGCGCTCTACCGCACCGAGCGGCTTGCAGCCGCGCGACCCGCCGCACCCGCGGCCGCGTCTGCGGGAACGCATCGCGTGGCGCGCGGCGAGACGCTGTCTCACATCGCGAAGCGTTACGGCATGAGCGTCAGCGCGCTGCGCAGCGCTAACCGCAGCATCGACCCCCGCCGCTTGCGCGTGGGCCAGGTGGTGCGAGTGCCCGGTGCTGCCGCCGTCGCGAGTGCGAGCAGTTCCGCCAATCGCTATCACCGCGTCGCACGTGGCGAGAACCTGACGGTGATCGCGAAGCGCTACGGCGTTTCCGTGCGGCAGATCCGGAGCTGGAACAGCATC
- the guaB gene encoding IMP dehydrogenase, with amino-acid sequence MSATERFAAERRIARGPDVNGIPDNMADRFLGEGLTFDDVLLVPAYSEIHPRDTDVATQLTKKIRLAMPLISAAMDTVTESRMAMAMAREGGLGIVHKNMPIDRQAAEIDRVKRSESGMILNPITLKPGGTLRDALKLMQEFSISGVPIVDENGMLRGIITNRDLQFEQELGKPISEVMTKDRLITVPVGTSLEDAEQILHRERIEKLPVVDKDGRLRGLITVKDIFKRRQFPNAAKDEHGRLRVGGAIGTGRRDLDRAQALLDAGADVIVIDTAHGHSVGVLDALERTRQRFPDAQIIAGNIATAAGAQALLERGADAIKVGIGPGSICTTRVVTGVGVPQLTAIMEAVRGVDDSVPIIADGGIRFSGDIVKALSAGAAAVMMGSLLAGTEESPGESFLLEGRRFKTVRGMGSLSAMEQGSADRYFQEDNQRKFVPEGIEGRVPYKGPATDVLYQLVGGIRSGMGYCGVPDLQAMRTQVRFTRITSGGLRESHPHDVTITREAPNYHL; translated from the coding sequence ATGAGCGCTACCGAACGATTCGCGGCGGAACGCCGCATTGCACGCGGGCCGGATGTCAACGGCATCCCCGACAACATGGCGGACCGGTTCCTCGGCGAGGGACTGACGTTCGATGACGTACTGCTCGTGCCCGCCTATTCGGAGATTCACCCCCGCGACACGGATGTCGCCACGCAGCTGACGAAAAAGATCCGGCTGGCTATGCCGCTGATCTCCGCCGCCATGGATACGGTCACGGAATCGCGCATGGCGATGGCGATGGCGCGCGAGGGCGGCCTCGGCATCGTGCACAAGAACATGCCGATCGACCGGCAGGCCGCGGAGATCGACCGCGTCAAGCGCTCCGAGAGCGGCATGATCCTGAACCCGATCACGCTCAAGCCCGGTGGCACACTCCGCGACGCGCTCAAGCTGATGCAGGAATTCTCGATCAGCGGCGTGCCCATTGTCGACGAGAACGGTATGCTGCGCGGTATCATCACGAACCGTGACCTGCAGTTCGAGCAGGAGCTCGGCAAGCCGATCTCGGAAGTAATGACGAAGGACCGCCTCATCACGGTGCCGGTCGGCACATCGCTGGAGGATGCCGAACAGATCCTGCATCGCGAGAGAATCGAGAAGCTCCCCGTCGTCGACAAGGACGGCCGGCTGCGCGGTCTGATCACCGTCAAGGACATCTTCAAGCGGCGTCAGTTCCCCAACGCGGCGAAGGACGAGCACGGCCGCCTGCGCGTGGGCGGTGCGATCGGCACCGGCAGACGCGATCTCGACCGTGCTCAGGCGCTGCTCGACGCCGGCGCGGATGTCATCGTCATCGATACGGCGCACGGTCATTCCGTGGGCGTGCTGGACGCGCTCGAGCGCACGCGTCAGCGCTTCCCGGACGCCCAGATCATTGCGGGCAACATCGCGACCGCCGCCGGTGCGCAGGCACTTCTGGAGCGGGGCGCCGACGCGATCAAGGTCGGCATTGGCCCCGGCAGCATCTGCACGACGCGTGTCGTCACCGGCGTCGGTGTGCCTCAGCTCACGGCCATCATGGAAGCCGTTCGCGGCGTCGATGACAGTGTGCCGATCATCGCGGACGGCGGCATCCGCTTCTCGGGCGACATCGTCAAAGCCCTCTCCGCCGGCGCCGCTGCCGTCATGATGGGCTCGCTCCTGGCCGGTACCGAGGAGAGCCCCGGCGAGAGCTTCCTCCTGGAGGGACGCAGGTTCAAGACAGTCCGCGGCATGGGCTCCCTGTCCGCCATGGAGCAGGGCTCGGCCGATCGCTACTTCCAGGAGGACAATCAGCGAAAGTTCGTGCCGGAGGGGATCGAGGGTCGTGTACCCTACAAGGGACCCGCCACCGACGTGCTCTACCAGCTGGTCGGCGGTATCCGCAGCGGAATGGGATACTGCGGCGTCCCCGATCTGCAGGCCATGCGGACTCAGGTCCGCTTCACACGTATCACATCCGGTGGCCTGCGCGAATCTCACCCCCATGACGTTACGATCACGCGCGAGGCGCCAAACTACCATCTCTGA
- a CDS encoding YkvA family protein, whose protein sequence is MTMKKRITFGRRRKRTSAARKLLRELPNFFKLVFRLLRDPRVPAVNKALFGAVAVYMLTPVDLIPDFLGVLGWVDDLYLLGLALGRLMSSAGPNALLRHWDGNPAALGYLVEGVDEMGGMLPQKVQQALKGLARNPAKLGRKRRRAPVKRIRIDDESRIHVEE, encoded by the coding sequence ATGACGATGAAGAAGCGCATCACGTTCGGCCGGCGCCGCAAGCGCACGAGTGCGGCACGCAAACTCCTGCGCGAGCTGCCGAATTTTTTCAAGCTCGTATTCCGGCTGCTGCGCGACCCGCGCGTCCCGGCCGTGAACAAGGCACTCTTCGGCGCCGTCGCCGTCTACATGCTCACGCCCGTCGATCTGATACCGGACTTCCTGGGCGTGCTGGGCTGGGTGGACGATCTGTACCTGCTCGGCCTCGCGCTTGGCCGGCTCATGTCGTCAGCCGGGCCGAACGCCCTCCTGAGGCACTGGGACGGCAATCCGGCCGCACTGGGCTACCTGGTGGAAGGGGTGGACGAGATGGGCGGAATGCTGCCGCAGAAGGTTCAGCAGGCGCTCAAGGGCCTGGCCCGCAACCCGGCGAAGCTCGGCCGCAAGCGCCGGCGCGCGCCCGTGAAGCGGATCCGCATCGACGATGAATCGCGAATCCACGTCGAGGAATGA
- a CDS encoding DUF2281 domain-containing protein, producing the protein MHDILKERVWRRIQALPQEQVYQVLDYIEFLEAKYAREKAHEPDVLQKFAERVEDSLRMRSVAPKVISGTVGLLGSARRVMRTVSDAGRDILGTPPTPGSRPPSTATSSSTGPGRQTPAPPPRPEGTPPVSGDGAPPGYPNQESHGTT; encoded by the coding sequence ATGCACGACATACTGAAAGAGCGCGTGTGGCGGCGTATCCAGGCGCTGCCCCAGGAGCAGGTCTACCAGGTGCTCGATTACATCGAGTTCCTGGAGGCCAAGTACGCCAGGGAAAAGGCCCATGAGCCGGACGTGCTCCAGAAGTTTGCGGAGCGGGTCGAGGACAGCCTGCGCATGCGGTCCGTCGCCCCGAAGGTCATCAGCGGCACGGTCGGCCTGCTCGGTTCGGCACGCCGTGTCATGAGAACGGTGTCCGACGCCGGCCGCGATATTCTGGGGACGCCCCCGACGCCGGGATCGCGTCCGCCGTCCACGGCCACGTCATCTTCGACGGGTCCGGGCCGGCAGACGCCGGCGCCGCCGCCCCGGCCTGAGGGGACGCCGCCCGTTTCCGGCGACGGAGCGCCGCCCGGATATCCGAATCAGGAGAGTCACGGTACGACATGA
- a CDS encoding acyltransferase, giving the protein MAFLPLRNVEIPGHAGDAYDAWLDDIASRLAAPDCDRAELCRTILTEIYYPQYAGTDPGQLPAAARIALLQMDPRNITLEPEYYAEIDVKRYARVKPLIWLWEMFDKSPLGENVLLGVRFRRLLAQHIFRRCGANFKAFHFVKLSFGYNLEVGDDVVVHRHVLLDDRGGIRIGDRVSIADFANIYSHTHALHDGRDVDTPAVVLGNGVRITYHATVLAGVTMADDSMLGALAVATKDIASGDVALGIPAQPKLRKPVPEERPKFPPSVDPLGE; this is encoded by the coding sequence ATGGCCTTTCTGCCGCTGCGCAATGTGGAGATACCCGGTCACGCCGGGGACGCCTACGACGCCTGGCTCGACGACATCGCCAGCCGGCTGGCAGCGCCGGACTGCGACCGTGCCGAGCTGTGCCGCACGATCCTGACGGAGATCTACTACCCCCAGTACGCCGGAACGGACCCCGGGCAGCTTCCCGCAGCCGCCCGGATCGCGCTGCTGCAGATGGACCCCCGCAATATCACGCTCGAGCCTGAGTACTACGCCGAGATCGACGTCAAGCGTTATGCGCGTGTCAAGCCGCTGATCTGGCTGTGGGAGATGTTCGACAAGAGTCCTCTGGGCGAGAACGTCCTGCTGGGCGTGAGGTTCCGGCGCCTGCTGGCTCAGCACATCTTCCGCCGCTGCGGCGCCAACTTCAAGGCGTTCCATTTCGTGAAACTGTCGTTCGGGTACAACCTCGAGGTGGGCGACGACGTCGTCGTGCACCGCCACGTGCTGCTGGATGATCGCGGCGGCATCCGCATCGGCGATCGCGTCTCGATCGCGGATTTCGCCAATATCTACAGCCACACCCACGCGCTCCACGATGGCCGCGACGTCGATACTCCGGCGGTGGTGCTGGGCAATGGCGTGCGCATCACCTATCACGCCACCGTGCTCGCGGGCGTGACGATGGCCGACGATTCGATGCTCGGCGCTCTGGCCGTAGCGACGAAGGACATTGCCTCCGGCGACGTCGCGCTCGGGATTCCAGCCCAGCCCAAACTCCGGAAGCCCGTGCCGGAGGAGAGACCGAAGTTTCCGCCGTCGGTTGATCCGCTCGGGGAGTGA
- the acs gene encoding acetate--CoA ligase — protein sequence MANREQSLEALLKEDRRFPPPAAFGERANASDPGLYERAAQDPEAFWAEWARKLEWFEPWREVLEWKAPHAKWFVGGKLNASYNCLDRHLGGWRRNKAALIWEGEPGDTRTYTYWDLHREVSKFANVLKSLDVKKGDRVAIYLPMIPEAAIAMLACARIGAPHSVVFGGFSSDSLRDRINDADAKVLITADGGYRRGRVVPLKEAADKAMEETPGIEHVVVVRRGAGLHVPVHMKDGRDHWYEDLMEGTSADCDAEPLDAEDLLFILYTSGTTGKPKGVVHTTGGYMTHVTATTNLVFDIKEDDVYWCTADVGWVTGHSYIVYGPLANGATTLMYEGAPDWPDRGRFWQLVQKYGVTILYTAPTAIRAFMRWGTDWPAKYDLSTLRLLGSVGEPINPEAWMWYHEHIGGKRCPIVDTWWQTETGGIMITPLPGITETTPGSATVAFPGITAEVLTAEGDTAGAGYLAITKPWPGMLRTIWGDDERFRENYWARWDGIYFPGDGAKRDENGNFWILGRVDDVLNVAGHRIGTMEVESALVDHPSVAEAAVVGRADEMKGQAIAAFVTVKEGITANDRLRQELRAHVADKIGAIARPDDILFSADLPKTRSGKIMRRLLRDIAEGRALGDTTTLADPAVVAKLKTEYEDKEG from the coding sequence ATGGCGAATCGTGAGCAGTCGCTGGAAGCCCTGCTGAAGGAAGACCGTCGTTTCCCGCCGCCGGCGGCATTCGGTGAGCGAGCCAATGCGAGTGATCCGGGACTGTACGAGCGGGCGGCGCAGGACCCGGAGGCGTTCTGGGCTGAATGGGCGCGCAAGCTCGAGTGGTTCGAGCCGTGGCGGGAGGTGCTGGAGTGGAAGGCACCGCACGCGAAGTGGTTTGTGGGTGGCAAGCTGAACGCCTCGTACAACTGCCTGGACCGGCACCTCGGCGGCTGGCGGCGTAACAAGGCCGCACTGATCTGGGAGGGTGAGCCCGGCGATACGCGCACGTACACGTACTGGGATCTGCATCGTGAGGTGTCGAAGTTCGCGAACGTGCTGAAGTCGCTCGATGTGAAGAAGGGCGATCGTGTGGCGATCTATCTGCCGATGATTCCGGAGGCTGCGATCGCGATGCTCGCGTGCGCACGCATCGGTGCGCCTCACTCGGTGGTCTTCGGCGGCTTCTCGTCCGACAGTCTGCGCGACCGCATCAACGATGCGGATGCAAAAGTGCTGATCACGGCAGATGGCGGCTACCGCCGCGGCCGCGTGGTGCCGCTCAAGGAGGCGGCCGACAAGGCCATGGAAGAGACGCCCGGCATCGAGCATGTCGTCGTCGTCCGTCGCGGTGCGGGTCTGCACGTTCCCGTGCACATGAAGGATGGCCGCGACCACTGGTACGAGGACCTGATGGAGGGCACTTCGGCGGACTGCGATGCGGAGCCGCTGGATGCGGAGGACCTGCTTTTCATCCTCTACACGTCGGGCACCACCGGTAAACCGAAGGGGGTCGTGCACACGACCGGCGGATACATGACGCACGTGACCGCGACGACCAATCTGGTGTTCGACATCAAGGAGGACGACGTGTACTGGTGCACGGCCGATGTCGGCTGGGTGACCGGACACAGCTACATCGTCTACGGCCCCCTCGCCAACGGCGCGACGACGCTGATGTACGAAGGCGCGCCCGACTGGCCAGACCGCGGACGCTTCTGGCAGCTCGTACAGAAGTACGGCGTGACGATCCTGTACACTGCGCCCACCGCCATCCGCGCCTTCATGCGCTGGGGCACGGACTGGCCGGCGAAGTATGATCTGTCGACGCTGCGTCTGCTCGGCTCCGTGGGTGAGCCGATCAATCCGGAGGCGTGGATGTGGTATCACGAACACATCGGCGGAAAGCGCTGTCCGATCGTGGACACGTGGTGGCAGACGGAGACCGGCGGCATCATGATCACACCGCTGCCCGGTATAACCGAGACGACACCCGGCAGTGCCACGGTCGCGTTCCCAGGCATCACCGCGGAGGTGCTAACCGCAGAGGGCGACACCGCGGGTGCCGGCTATCTGGCCATCACGAAGCCGTGGCCCGGGATGTTGCGCACGATCTGGGGCGACGACGAGCGCTTCCGCGAGAACTACTGGGCCCGCTGGGATGGCATCTATTTCCCGGGCGATGGCGCGAAGCGCGATGAGAACGGGAACTTCTGGATCCTCGGCCGCGTCGATGACGTGCTGAACGTCGCGGGTCACCGCATCGGTACCATGGAAGTGGAGAGCGCGCTCGTCGATCACCCGTCTGTCGCGGAAGCTGCAGTGGTCGGACGTGCGGACGAGATGAAGGGTCAGGCGATCGCCGCGTTCGTCACGGTCAAGGAGGGCATCACCGCGAACGACCGGCTGCGCCAGGAGCTCCGCGCGCATGTCGCCGACAAGATCGGCGCCATCGCACGACCCGACGACATCCTGTTCTCCGCCGACCTACCGAAGACACGATCCGGCAAGATCATGCGTCGTCTGCTGCGCGACATCGCGGAGGGCAGAGCACTCGGTGACACCACCACACTCGCGGATCCCGCCGTCGTGGCGAAGCTCAAGACCGAGTATGAGGACAAGGAGGGGTAG
- a CDS encoding TraR/DksA C4-type zinc finger protein — protein MAKKLTKKQVEHLQQRLLRERDRALRSLGQYDELAKESAEQNDSDSYSYSDHMADLGTDAMEREKMMLFASKEGRYLYRVEDALRRLYKEPDKFGLCHSCGELIDFDRLDALPHARYCINCKLKEEADAA, from the coding sequence ATGGCCAAGAAGCTGACGAAGAAGCAGGTCGAGCATCTGCAGCAGCGACTGCTGCGTGAGCGCGATCGCGCGCTCCGTTCGCTCGGGCAGTACGATGAGCTCGCGAAGGAATCGGCCGAACAGAACGACTCGGATTCGTATTCCTATTCCGATCACATGGCCGATCTGGGCACGGACGCCATGGAGCGCGAGAAGATGATGCTGTTTGCCAGCAAGGAGGGCCGCTATCTCTACCGCGTGGAGGACGCCTTGCGGCGACTGTACAAGGAGCCCGACAAGTTCGGTCTGTGCCACAGCTGCGGCGAGCTGATCGATTTCGACCGGCTCGATGCGCTGCCGCACGCTCGCTACTGCATCAACTGCAAGTTGAAGGAAGAGGCCGACGCGGCCTAG